A single genomic interval of Spirochaetota bacterium harbors:
- the trpB gene encoding tryptophan synthase subunit beta produces MRNMPDKRGYFGEYGGRFVPESLMNALYELEAAYRHFRKDAAIRREHRRLLADYAGRPTPVYHARRLSAKLGLELYLKREDLVHTGSHKLNNTLGQILLAQFMGKRRVIAETGAGQHGVATATAAALLGMECCVYMGAEDVARQAPNVHRMGLLGASVVPVESGQRTLKDAVSEAMRDWVASARRTHYLIGSVIGPAPFPRIVRDFQSVIGGEARSQMRRITGRDPDMVVACVGGGSNAAGIFSAFLGSPGGTLVGVEAGGRSHAPGDHSASLGRGRPGIFQGSRTYLLQTDEGQVLPVHSVSAGLDYAGVGPEHSFFKDSGAVRYAECSDRDALDACLALSRIEGILPALESGHALGYVMRNRRKLRGKTVLVNLSGRGDKDVGIIEEALKA; encoded by the coding sequence ATGAGAAACATGCCCGATAAACGCGGCTACTTCGGCGAGTACGGCGGTCGTTTCGTCCCCGAAAGCCTGATGAACGCGCTGTACGAACTGGAGGCCGCCTACCGGCATTTCCGGAAAGACGCGGCCATTCGCCGCGAGCACCGGCGGCTCCTCGCCGACTACGCGGGAAGGCCCACGCCGGTCTACCATGCGCGGCGGCTCTCCGCGAAGCTTGGCCTGGAACTCTACCTCAAGCGCGAAGACCTGGTGCACACCGGCTCGCACAAGCTCAACAACACGCTGGGGCAGATACTCCTGGCTCAATTTATGGGCAAGCGGCGCGTCATCGCCGAGACCGGCGCCGGTCAGCACGGCGTGGCCACGGCCACGGCGGCGGCCCTTCTGGGCATGGAGTGCTGCGTCTACATGGGGGCCGAGGACGTCGCGCGCCAGGCGCCGAACGTCCACCGCATGGGCCTCCTTGGCGCCTCGGTGGTGCCGGTCGAATCGGGACAGCGAACGCTCAAGGACGCCGTGAGCGAGGCCATGCGCGACTGGGTGGCGAGCGCGCGGCGCACCCACTATCTCATCGGTTCGGTGATCGGCCCGGCGCCCTTTCCCCGGATTGTGCGTGATTTCCAGTCGGTGATAGGCGGGGAGGCCCGCTCACAGATGCGCCGCATAACGGGGCGCGACCCGGACATGGTGGTCGCCTGCGTGGGCGGGGGGAGCAATGCCGCCGGGATATTTTCAGCATTTCTCGGATCGCCCGGCGGCACGCTCGTCGGCGTGGAGGCGGGGGGGCGCTCGCACGCGCCGGGCGACCACAGCGCCTCGCTCGGGAGGGGCCGCCCCGGAATTTTCCAGGGGAGCCGCACCTATCTGTTGCAGACGGACGAGGGGCAGGTGCTCCCGGTGCATTCCGTCTCGGCGGGCCTGGACTATGCCGGGGTGGGCCCGGAGCACAGCTTCTTCAAGGACAGCGGCGCGGTCCGTTACGCGGAATGCTCCGACCGCGACGCGCTCGACGCCTGCCTGGCGCTCTCGCGCATCGAAGGAATACTCCCGGCGCTCGAGAGCGGCCACGCGCTGGGCTATGTCATGAGGAACCGCCGCAAACTTCGCGGAAAGACCGTGCTCGTCAATCTCTCGGGTCGCGGCGACAAGGACGTGGGAATAATCGAGGAGGCGTTAAAGGCATGA
- a CDS encoding phosphoribosylanthranilate isomerase, with protein MFVKLCGFTREEDLAAAAEFPVSAAGFVFHPASPRFVSAQRAGVLARVLDGTGILRVGVFTGTDADGIARLAESARLDFAQVYDRATAEKLRERIRIIDAHRLRDAADLASVRAPVDDDLLLLDRYDELSGGGTGKSFDWGALCGFMHVKKTIIAGGINAANVERLFTAARPFGIDVSSGIEDAPGIKSKEKIRQLFDALSEVYHEKHAR; from the coding sequence GTGTTTGTTAAGCTCTGCGGCTTCACGCGCGAGGAGGACCTGGCCGCGGCGGCGGAGTTTCCGGTGTCGGCAGCGGGCTTTGTGTTTCATCCGGCATCGCCACGGTTCGTGAGCGCACAGCGCGCCGGCGTGCTCGCCCGGGTGCTCGACGGCACGGGCATTCTGCGCGTGGGCGTCTTCACCGGCACCGACGCGGACGGGATTGCGCGCTTGGCGGAAAGCGCCCGGCTTGACTTCGCGCAGGTGTACGACCGCGCGACGGCCGAAAAGCTGCGGGAGCGTATCCGGATCATCGACGCACACCGCCTGCGCGATGCGGCTGATTTAGCGTCGGTCCGGGCGCCCGTGGACGACGACCTCCTGCTTCTCGACCGCTACGACGAACTCTCCGGCGGCGGAACGGGAAAGTCCTTCGACTGGGGGGCGCTTTGCGGCTTTATGCATGTCAAAAAGACCATCATCGCGGGCGGTATAAACGCGGCGAACGTCGAACGGCTCTTCACCGCGGCGCGACCCTTCGGCATCGACGTGTCGTCGGGGATAGAGGACGCGCCCGGCATCAAATCGAAGGAAAAGATTCGGCAATTATTCGACGCACTGAGTGAGGTGTATCATGAGAAACATGCCCGATAA
- the trpA gene encoding tryptophan synthase subunit alpha, with amino-acid sequence MNGYNGVYLMGDYPDAERFKAAALLGMERFDFLEVGVPFSDPVADGPVIARAAEAVLERGFRLDDLARSVSDIRAKAPDGKRIYFMTYANPVHNRGLARFADLSKRAGADGVIVPDVPFVESAPFRDAFGAQGLDYINFATPENTPGQIREIARAARGFLYFVSIRGITGSGFTLDSSTRSKIRQARRSSAVPVVLGFGIRSADDARAAAALAGGFIVGTGVVEALGSGGIEGYGRYLDSLFAGE; translated from the coding sequence ATGAACGGCTATAACGGCGTATACCTGATGGGCGACTATCCCGACGCGGAGCGCTTCAAAGCGGCCGCGCTTCTGGGCATGGAGCGATTCGATTTCCTCGAGGTGGGTGTCCCCTTCTCCGATCCCGTGGCCGACGGGCCCGTTATCGCCCGCGCCGCGGAGGCGGTGCTGGAGCGCGGCTTCAGGCTGGACGACCTCGCGCGGTCGGTTTCGGATATCCGCGCGAAAGCGCCGGATGGGAAGCGTATCTACTTCATGACCTACGCGAACCCGGTCCATAACAGGGGCCTCGCGCGCTTCGCGGACCTCTCGAAGCGCGCGGGCGCCGACGGCGTCATTGTGCCCGACGTCCCCTTCGTCGAGAGCGCGCCCTTCCGCGACGCCTTCGGCGCACAGGGACTCGACTACATCAACTTCGCAACGCCCGAGAACACCCCAGGGCAGATTCGCGAGATCGCGCGCGCGGCGCGTGGCTTCCTCTATTTCGTCTCGATCCGGGGCATAACCGGAAGCGGCTTCACCCTCGATTCCTCGACGCGCTCGAAAATACGGCAGGCGCGCCGCTCGAGCGCCGTCCCGGTGGTGCTGGGCTTCGGCATACGAAGCGCCGACGACGCGCGCGCGGCGGCGGCTCTTGCGGGCGGTTTCATCGTGGGCACCGGTGTCGTCGAGGCGCTGGGCTCGGGCGGCATTGAGGGGTACGGGCGCTATCTGGACTCGCTCTTCGCGGGGGAGTGA
- a CDS encoding Do family serine endopeptidase has product MKRLRSCTTAAAIACLFFGSAAGFSAEKKAPVKKPPEIKENFLKKYNESVIPVIRRSMPMVVNISAIREMPKNQLHEYDMFGNPLNKFPFKNQIEPKAMGSGVIIDKRGYIVTNHHVIKDTRSIRITLSDRREFNCSVLGADPATDIAVIKIDGKAPADLPAIEMADSEKLEVGELVIAIGNPFGFSHTVTTGIVSATGRQSVGLADYEYFIQTDAAINPGNSGGALINIDGKLVGINTAIFSKSGGYMGIGFAIPANMVKEVAGELIAGGKVTRGWLGVYIQDVTRDIAEAFKYAGTGGALVADIIKESPAEGSGLNKGDIITMIDGVAISDVNHLRRVVAVRKPGSKVKVDVFREGKAVPLEMTIGAMPVTPPVADRDVRDREDMLGMVVKDIDEDLAYKYRSPEKSGVIVTQVKPGSPSMRAGIAPGDVVKEIERGPIDSVNTYNKAVGSLKGRSKVLLLINRAGTHKFLILDLASRDGAE; this is encoded by the coding sequence ATGAAGCGTTTACGATCATGCACTACAGCGGCCGCAATCGCCTGCCTGTTTTTCGGTTCCGCAGCCGGTTTTTCGGCCGAAAAAAAGGCCCCCGTGAAGAAGCCGCCGGAGATAAAGGAAAATTTTCTTAAAAAATACAACGAGAGCGTCATACCCGTCATACGGCGCAGCATGCCGATGGTGGTGAACATCTCAGCGATAAGGGAGATGCCGAAAAACCAGTTGCACGAATACGACATGTTCGGTAATCCGCTCAATAAATTTCCGTTCAAAAACCAGATCGAGCCCAAGGCGATGGGCTCGGGAGTCATCATCGACAAGCGCGGCTACATAGTGACCAATCACCACGTCATAAAGGACACAAGGTCGATCAGGATAACCCTCTCGGACCGCAGGGAGTTCAACTGTTCGGTGCTGGGGGCCGACCCCGCCACGGACATCGCCGTAATTAAAATCGACGGCAAGGCGCCCGCCGACCTGCCGGCAATCGAGATGGCCGACTCGGAGAAGCTCGAGGTCGGGGAGCTCGTCATCGCCATCGGCAATCCCTTCGGCTTCTCGCACACGGTGACCACCGGAATCGTAAGCGCAACCGGCCGCCAGAGCGTGGGACTGGCCGATTACGAGTATTTCATCCAGACCGACGCGGCGATCAATCCCGGGAATTCGGGCGGTGCGCTTATCAATATAGACGGAAAGCTCGTCGGCATCAACACGGCGATCTTCTCCAAGAGCGGCGGCTATATGGGCATCGGCTTCGCCATCCCGGCCAACATGGTAAAGGAGGTTGCGGGCGAGCTCATCGCCGGCGGAAAGGTGACGCGCGGCTGGCTGGGCGTCTACATCCAGGACGTCACCAGGGACATCGCCGAAGCCTTCAAGTACGCGGGCACGGGCGGTGCGCTCGTGGCGGACATCATAAAGGAATCGCCCGCCGAGGGCTCGGGGCTTAACAAAGGCGACATCATAACCATGATCGACGGCGTCGCGATAAGCGACGTCAATCACCTGCGCCGCGTCGTTGCTGTCAGAAAGCCCGGCTCTAAAGTGAAGGTTGACGTCTTTCGCGAGGGGAAGGCAGTCCCGCTCGAGATGACCATCGGCGCCATGCCCGTAACGCCGCCCGTCGCCGACCGCGACGTCCGCGACAGGGAGGACATGCTCGGCATGGTGGTGAAAGACATCGACGAGGATCTCGCCTACAAGTACCGCTCGCCGGAGAAGTCGGGGGTGATCGTCACGCAGGTGAAGCCCGGCTCGCCCTCCATGCGCGCGGGAATCGCGCCGGGCGACGTCGTCAAGGAAATTGAGCGCGGTCCGATCGACAGCGTCAACACGTACAACAAAGCGGTCGGCTCGCTGAAGGGACGGTCCAAGGTGCTTCTGCTCATAAACCGCGCGGGCACGCACAAATTCCTAATCCTGGACCTCGCCAGCCGCGACGGGGCCGAATAG
- a CDS encoding TIGR00730 family Rossman fold protein, which yields MITSVCVYSSSSDAVDLEYFRAAAEMGALIGARGMELVYGGANVGLMGTLARAAKDAGGRVTGVIPRTFSARGLAFEAADELVLTDTLRERKAVMEERAGAFVALPGGFGTLEETLEAITLKQLGSHDKPVVFVNTSGFYDRLIDLFERLYALCFAKGESRSLYHLAPDPEGAMAYIDGYSPVALPEKWF from the coding sequence ATGATAACATCAGTCTGCGTGTACAGCTCGTCGAGCGACGCCGTCGATTTGGAGTATTTCCGCGCGGCCGCGGAGATGGGTGCGCTCATCGGGGCGCGGGGAATGGAGCTCGTCTACGGCGGGGCGAACGTGGGGCTGATGGGTACGCTCGCCCGCGCCGCGAAGGATGCCGGGGGCCGCGTGACCGGCGTGATCCCCCGGACTTTCAGCGCGCGGGGACTGGCGTTCGAAGCGGCCGACGAGCTCGTCCTCACGGATACGCTGCGTGAACGCAAGGCCGTGATGGAGGAACGCGCCGGAGCCTTCGTCGCACTCCCGGGCGGTTTCGGCACGCTCGAGGAGACGCTCGAGGCGATCACGCTCAAACAGCTTGGAAGCCACGACAAACCCGTGGTGTTCGTCAATACCTCCGGGTTCTATGACCGCCTCATCGACCTGTTCGAGCGCCTTTACGCGCTCTGTTTCGCGAAGGGCGAAAGCCGCTCGCTCTATCACCTCGCTCCGGATCCGGAAGGCGCGATGGCGTACATCGACGGATACAGCCCTGTCGCGCTTCCGGAGAAATGGTTCTGA
- a CDS encoding indole-3-glycerol-phosphate synthase, translating to MRTKRFSLGKMPALKRRELPDISARLAAAPPRSRAANGPAVLEGATGIIAEIKKASPSAGRISDAGAGERASRYAKAGAAAISVLTDATYFRGSWDDLASAARAVKVPVLCKEFVRFPEQIDLAAALGADLVLLVARMLSRRDLAALYRRTLDIGIAPLVEVHDERELDSMLALSPRIVMVNTRNLETLAIERDAAFATLRAVPDGITRVCASGIDSADDVRRAREHTGVRLFLVGTALMRAADPQVLLGEMRRVC from the coding sequence ATGCGCACTAAGCGCTTCAGCCTGGGAAAAATGCCCGCGCTGAAGCGCCGCGAGCTTCCGGACATCAGCGCGCGCCTTGCAGCCGCGCCGCCGCGTTCGCGCGCGGCAAACGGCCCGGCCGTGCTCGAGGGCGCGACGGGCATCATCGCCGAAATAAAAAAGGCCTCGCCCTCGGCGGGACGCATCTCCGATGCCGGGGCCGGTGAACGGGCGTCGCGCTACGCGAAAGCGGGGGCCGCCGCCATCAGCGTCCTCACCGACGCCACGTATTTCCGTGGCTCGTGGGACGATCTGGCTTCCGCCGCGCGCGCGGTAAAAGTTCCCGTGCTCTGCAAGGAGTTTGTTCGCTTCCCGGAGCAGATCGACCTGGCCGCGGCGCTCGGGGCCGACCTCGTGCTCCTGGTCGCGCGCATGCTCTCGCGGCGCGACCTCGCCGCGCTCTACCGCCGCACGCTCGACATCGGCATTGCGCCGCTTGTGGAGGTGCATGATGAACGCGAGCTCGACAGCATGCTTGCCCTTTCGCCGCGAATCGTAATGGTAAACACCAGAAACCTCGAAACGCTCGCGATCGAGCGCGATGCCGCCTTCGCAACGCTGCGCGCCGTTCCCGACGGCATCACGCGCGTCTGCGCCAGCGGAATCGATTCGGCCGATGACGTGCGCCGGGCACGCGAGCATACGGGCGTGCGGCTCTTCCTGGTGGGGACGGCCCTCATGCGCGCGGCCGATCCCCAAGTCCTCCTCGGGGAGATGCGCCGTGTTTGTTAA
- the trpD gene encoding anthranilate phosphoribosyltransferase, which translates to MSAIHEIRRLSEGGTLSALESEGLFNAIFQGAVSEIEIAAAVVALKVRRETPEEILGAVRSMRAFAAPCELGDRGLFDTCGTGGDHSGSFNVSSAVALTLAALGVPIAKHGNRSVSSKSGSADFLEALDVPIGLTGVDASAYFRKRGFVFLFAPNYHPAMRFAGAVRKALGVRTIFNYLGPLTNPAAPRRQAIGLFHPSLLPLYAGVAAQLDYDFAVVYSAADGMDEVSPVAPTEVRVVSGRSVRSFTIEPERFITSEEASTLPKNLTAAENADRFIETIGSSAPTPLGKLIALNAALSLFAHRGEGDIPSYYTTALGAIHGGAVLSTLSALREERHAH; encoded by the coding sequence ATGAGCGCGATACATGAGATACGAAGGCTTTCCGAGGGGGGCACCCTCTCGGCCCTCGAGAGCGAGGGGCTTTTCAATGCCATATTCCAGGGGGCCGTCTCGGAGATCGAGATCGCCGCGGCCGTGGTGGCGCTTAAAGTGCGGCGCGAGACGCCGGAGGAGATACTGGGCGCGGTGCGCTCCATGCGCGCATTCGCCGCGCCCTGCGAGCTCGGCGACAGGGGGCTTTTCGACACCTGCGGCACCGGGGGCGACCACTCGGGCTCGTTCAACGTGTCCAGCGCCGTGGCGCTCACGCTCGCCGCGCTCGGCGTTCCCATAGCCAAACACGGCAACCGCTCGGTGTCGAGTAAAAGCGGCTCGGCCGATTTCCTGGAGGCGCTGGATGTGCCGATAGGCCTTACGGGCGTCGACGCCTCCGCCTATTTCCGAAAGCGCGGTTTCGTCTTCCTCTTCGCGCCGAATTATCATCCCGCCATGAGGTTCGCCGGCGCGGTGCGCAAGGCCCTTGGCGTGCGCACCATCTTCAACTACCTGGGGCCGCTCACCAACCCGGCCGCGCCGCGCCGGCAGGCGATCGGCCTGTTTCACCCGTCCCTGCTCCCGCTCTACGCGGGCGTCGCCGCACAGCTTGATTACGACTTTGCGGTGGTCTACTCGGCGGCGGACGGCATGGATGAGGTCTCGCCCGTGGCGCCCACCGAGGTGCGCGTGGTCAGCGGGCGAAGCGTACGCTCGTTTACCATCGAGCCGGAGCGCTTTATCACATCCGAGGAAGCATCGACGCTTCCCAAAAACCTTACGGCTGCGGAGAACGCCGACCGTTTTATCGAAACCATCGGTTCGTCCGCGCCAACGCCCCTTGGCAAGCTCATCGCGCTCAACGCCGCGCTCTCGCTCTTCGCCCACCGCGGCGAGGGCGATATCCCGTCGTATTACACGACGGCCCTGGGTGCAATCCACGGCGGGGCCGTGCTCTCCACGCTCTCGGCACTCAGGGAAGAGCGCCATGCGCACTAA